A window of Dorea formicigenerans contains these coding sequences:
- a CDS encoding deoxyguanosinetriphosphate triphosphohydrolase, protein MMIREQMEERELEYLSPYATLSKNSKGRKIKEEECDIRPVFQRDRDRIVHCKAFRRLKQKTQVFLLPKGDHYRTRLTHTLEVSQNARTIAKALRLNEELVEAIALGHDLGHTPFGHAGERALNELCPGGFKHNEQSVRVVESIEKEGRGLNLTWEVIDGIRNHKTSGRPSTLEGQIVRLSDKIAYINHDIDDAIRGGILREEDIPKKYTDVLGTSVKGRLNTLVHNVIINSVDRPVIQMSEEVHEAMQGLRVFMFENVYRNPVAKKEEGKAIHMITNLYEFYIKNPEFLPEQSQNMLKKGEELSRVVCDYIAGMTDTYAVKKFTEFFIPESWKN, encoded by the coding sequence ATGATGATTCGGGAGCAGATGGAAGAAAGAGAATTGGAGTATTTAAGTCCTTATGCGACATTGAGTAAGAATTCAAAAGGCCGGAAGATTAAGGAAGAGGAATGTGATATTCGTCCGGTCTTTCAGCGTGATCGTGACCGGATCGTGCACTGCAAGGCGTTCCGCAGACTGAAGCAGAAGACCCAGGTGTTTCTTCTTCCGAAAGGAGATCATTACCGTACAAGGCTGACACATACACTGGAGGTGTCACAAAATGCAAGAACAATTGCGAAAGCACTCCGGCTTAATGAGGAACTGGTAGAAGCAATTGCCCTGGGGCATGATCTGGGACATACACCTTTCGGGCATGCAGGGGAGCGTGCGCTCAATGAACTTTGCCCGGGAGGTTTCAAACACAATGAGCAGAGTGTGCGAGTGGTGGAATCTATAGAAAAGGAAGGACGGGGACTGAATCTTACATGGGAAGTCATTGACGGGATCAGGAATCACAAAACAAGCGGACGCCCGTCAACACTGGAAGGACAGATCGTGCGCCTGTCAGATAAGATCGCCTATATTAATCATGATATTGATGATGCAATCCGTGGCGGTATTTTAAGAGAAGAAGATATTCCGAAGAAATATACGGATGTTTTGGGAACTTCGGTGAAAGGACGCCTGAACACACTTGTACATAATGTTATTATCAACAGTGTGGATCGTCCGGTGATTCAGATGTCTGAGGAAGTTCATGAGGCTATGCAGGGCCTTCGTGTATTTATGTTTGAAAATGTTTACCGTAACCCGGTTGCCAAGAAGGAAGAGGGCAAAGCAATCCATATGATTACCAATCTATATGAATTCTATATAAAGAATCCGGAGTTTCTTCCGGAGCAATCACAGAATATGTTAAAAAAGGGAGAAGAGCTGTCACGGGTCGTGTGCGATTATATCGCAGGAATGACGGATACTTATGCAGTGAAGAAATTTACGGAATTTTTTATCCCAGAATCTTGGAAAAATTAA
- a CDS encoding sugar ABC transporter substrate-binding protein, which produces MKKKRALRILSLILLCALTFTACKKNVGTPEDNAASKDENTEEKDKDEQESWKIGFSGIDMENPYFLTLESAIKEEVDGKNCELIVKDPKTDPDMQASQIQEMIDEGINAIILSPVDWEKITPSLEALKEADVKIVNVDTQVKEMDYVDAYIGSDNYNAGVLCGEDLIKRCPDGGKVAILECPTQNSVNERITGFEETLAKAENGFEIVAREDTSGEFQKSLEAAQKILSENSDIVAIMCGNDQMAVGAKTAMNVAEQGQILIYGVDGSPDIKKELKKTENQIAGTVAQSPISMGKDAANTVLNILNGKDYEKEIKENVFMINQENVDMYGVDGWQ; this is translated from the coding sequence ATGAAAAAGAAACGAGCATTGCGGATATTATCATTGATACTGCTGTGTGCTCTTACATTTACTGCATGTAAAAAGAATGTAGGAACACCGGAAGATAATGCTGCTTCTAAAGATGAAAATACAGAAGAAAAGGATAAGGACGAACAGGAAAGCTGGAAAATAGGATTTTCTGGGATTGATATGGAGAATCCATATTTTCTCACACTGGAAAGTGCAATCAAAGAAGAAGTGGATGGGAAGAATTGTGAATTGATCGTAAAGGATCCGAAGACTGACCCAGATATGCAGGCTTCGCAGATCCAGGAGATGATTGACGAAGGAATCAATGCAATTATTTTAAGTCCGGTGGACTGGGAGAAGATCACCCCTTCGCTGGAAGCTTTAAAAGAAGCTGATGTGAAGATTGTCAATGTAGATACTCAGGTAAAAGAGATGGACTATGTGGATGCATATATTGGATCTGATAATTATAATGCCGGTGTATTGTGTGGCGAAGATCTGATCAAGAGATGTCCGGATGGAGGTAAAGTAGCAATTTTGGAATGCCCGACACAGAATTCTGTGAATGAGAGAATCACAGGGTTCGAGGAGACCCTGGCAAAAGCGGAAAATGGTTTTGAAATTGTGGCTAGAGAGGATACAAGCGGAGAATTTCAAAAATCCCTGGAAGCAGCCCAGAAGATCTTAAGCGAGAATTCCGATATTGTAGCAATTATGTGTGGAAATGATCAGATGGCAGTCGGTGCCAAAACAGCTATGAATGTAGCAGAGCAGGGGCAGATCCTCATTTATGGAGTAGATGGTTCTCCGGATATTAAGAAGGAACTGAAAAAGACAGAGAATCAGATTGCCGGAACAGTGGCACAGTCTCCAATCAGTATGGGAAAAGATGCTGCAAATACAGTTCTTAACATTTTAAATGGAAAAGATTATGAAAAGGAAATCAAAGAAAATGTGTTCATGATCAATCAGGAGAATGTTGACATGTACGGAGTAGATGGCTGGCAGTAA
- a CDS encoding DNA methylase, producing MEKNRIYAAIDLKSFYASVECIERGLDPLGTHLVVADASRTEKTICLAVSPSLKTYGIPGRARLFEVVQRIKEVNDQRLRQIPEHCFSGSSFDKKELEKNSHLAVDYVVATPRMAHYMEYSTRVYQIYLKYLAPEDIHVYSIDEIMCDVTDYLNTYGMTAKELISKIIRDIYDTMGMTATAGIGTNLYLCKVAMDILAKHVEPDHNGVRIAELNEISYRRLLWTHQPITDFWRVGQGYAKKLLSHGIYNMGDVARCSIGKETDYYNEELLYRLFGVNAELLIDHAWGWEPCTIAQVKAYKPESNSIGSGQVLHCPYDFQQTRLIIKEMTDLLALDLVDKHLVTDQLVLTVGYDIGNLESGNKKKQYQGEITVDRYGRKVPKHAHGTANLKNRTSSSIEMIEMILELYDKIVNPDLFVRRVYITANHVVDESLAEEKASFEQLDLFTDYSHLEEEQQKRKEKLEREKKLQHAALDIKKKFGKNALLKGMNLEEGATAVERNSQIGGHKA from the coding sequence GTGGAAAAGAACCGAATCTATGCAGCAATTGACTTGAAATCTTTTTATGCGTCTGTGGAGTGTATAGAGCGTGGCTTAGATCCGCTGGGTACGCATCTGGTTGTGGCAGATGCAAGCCGTACAGAGAAAACAATTTGTCTTGCAGTGTCACCATCGCTCAAAACTTATGGGATTCCTGGAAGAGCCAGATTGTTTGAAGTTGTGCAACGTATAAAAGAAGTGAATGATCAGAGATTAAGACAGATACCGGAACATTGTTTTTCCGGTTCTTCTTTTGATAAGAAAGAACTGGAAAAGAATTCGCATCTGGCTGTAGATTATGTTGTAGCAACCCCGAGAATGGCGCATTACATGGAATATAGTACACGGGTTTATCAGATTTATTTAAAATATCTGGCACCGGAAGATATCCATGTATATTCTATCGATGAGATTATGTGTGATGTAACGGATTATCTGAACACATATGGAATGACGGCGAAAGAACTGATATCAAAAATAATCCGGGACATTTACGATACAATGGGAATGACTGCGACTGCGGGAATTGGAACGAACCTGTATCTTTGTAAAGTTGCCATGGACATTCTGGCAAAACATGTGGAACCAGATCATAATGGGGTCAGAATTGCAGAACTCAATGAGATCAGTTACAGACGTTTGCTTTGGACGCATCAGCCAATTACGGATTTTTGGAGGGTCGGACAGGGATACGCAAAAAAACTTTTGTCTCATGGCATTTATAACATGGGAGATGTGGCGAGATGTTCCATTGGAAAAGAAACAGATTATTATAATGAAGAATTGCTGTATCGGCTGTTTGGGGTAAATGCAGAGCTTCTCATTGATCATGCATGGGGGTGGGAACCTTGTACGATTGCTCAGGTCAAAGCCTATAAACCAGAGAGTAACAGCATTGGTTCCGGACAGGTACTGCATTGCCCATATGATTTTCAACAGACCAGACTGATCATTAAGGAAATGACAGACCTTCTTGCACTTGATCTGGTGGATAAGCATCTTGTGACAGATCAGCTTGTTCTGACGGTTGGTTATGATATTGGTAATCTGGAAAGTGGAAACAAAAAGAAACAGTATCAAGGGGAAATTACGGTGGACCGCTATGGAAGAAAAGTACCCAAGCATGCACATGGAACAGCAAATCTGAAAAACCGAACTTCCTCTTCAATAGAGATGATCGAGATGATTCTGGAATTGTATGACAAAATCGTGAATCCTGACCTTTTCGTACGCCGTGTATATATTACGGCAAATCATGTTGTCGATGAATCGCTGGCGGAAGAGAAGGCTTCTTTTGAACAGTTAGATTTATTTACCGATTATAGTCACCTGGAAGAGGAACAGCAGAAACGCAAAGAGAAGCTGGAACGGGAAAAGAAATTGCAGCATGCAGCACTGGATATCAAAAAGAAATTTGGGAAAAATGCTCTCCTCAAAGGTATGAATCTGGAAGAAGGTGCCACGGCTGTTGAGAGGAATAGTCAGATTGGCGGGCACAAAGCATAG
- a CDS encoding DUF1292 domain-containing protein: MCEHCHEEEYNAVILNLEDQDLECGVITIFEMDGQDYIALFPMDENGEPASDDVYLYRYHDDGDEPEIEYIDDEDELNAASDCFDEWLDEQEFLDSDE, encoded by the coding sequence ATGTGTGAACATTGTCATGAGGAAGAATATAATGCCGTTATTCTGAATCTGGAAGACCAAGACCTGGAGTGCGGCGTTATCACCATTTTTGAGATGGACGGACAGGATTACATTGCTCTCTTCCCAATGGATGAGAACGGTGAGCCTGCTTCTGATGACGTCTATCTGTACCGCTATCACGATGACGGTGATGAACCGGAAATCGAATACATCGATGATGAAGATGAATTGAATGCCGCATCAGACTGCTTCGATGAATGGCTGGATGAGCAGGAGTTTTTAGACAGTGACGAGTAA
- a CDS encoding YolD-like family protein, giving the protein MTGYDRDNTNLNYEDIINLPHPVSKRHKPMPVEDRAAQFAPFAALTGHQAAIEEAARVTDIRMELDEEMKEQLNVKLQKIVSEPGQKIQLVYYVPDGRKSGGSYKTKIGIVKKIDEYQKILVLEDGCRIPLEDISEIE; this is encoded by the coding sequence ATGACTGGATATGATAGGGACAATACAAATTTAAATTATGAAGATATTATCAATCTGCCACATCCTGTTTCGAAAAGGCATAAACCTATGCCGGTGGAAGACCGGGCAGCACAGTTTGCACCATTTGCAGCACTGACCGGACACCAGGCAGCAATCGAGGAGGCGGCAAGAGTTACAGATATACGTATGGAATTGGATGAAGAGATGAAAGAACAATTGAATGTGAAGCTTCAAAAAATTGTGTCAGAGCCGGGGCAGAAAATCCAACTTGTATATTATGTTCCGGATGGAAGAAAAAGTGGTGGCAGTTATAAGACAAAAATAGGAATCGTGAAAAAAATCGATGAATATCAAAAAATTCTTGTGCTGGAAGATGGATGCAGAATACCACTTGAAGATATCAGCGAAATAGAATAA
- a CDS encoding DUF5662 family protein, with protein MKALQHLKTINHHKWLVCQGCFKVGLYKQGLLHDLSKYSPTEFLVGCKFYQGTRSPNNAEREVKGYSAAWLHHKGRNRHHYEYWLDYSTDLNEGIIGMKMPVRYVVEMFIDRVAASKNYMKEKYTNQAPLEYYEKGAARLGKMIHPETAELLHQLLKMLAEEGEEKTCSYIRKYVLKNKK; from the coding sequence ATGAAGGCACTGCAACATTTGAAGACGATCAATCACCATAAATGGCTTGTCTGCCAAGGTTGTTTTAAAGTTGGATTATATAAACAGGGCCTTCTGCATGATCTGTCCAAGTATTCACCAACTGAATTTCTAGTGGGCTGCAAGTTCTATCAGGGAACAAGAAGCCCTAACAATGCAGAACGGGAAGTGAAAGGTTATTCTGCGGCATGGCTACACCACAAAGGGCGCAACAGGCATCACTATGAATACTGGCTGGATTATAGTACTGATCTGAATGAAGGAATTATCGGTATGAAGATGCCGGTCAGATATGTGGTGGAAATGTTTATCGACCGTGTGGCAGCGTCGAAGAATTATATGAAAGAGAAGTATACGAATCAGGCACCTTTGGAATACTATGAAAAAGGTGCTGCAAGGCTTGGCAAGATGATTCATCCGGAGACAGCAGAGCTTCTGCATCAATTGCTTAAGATGCTGGCAGAAGAGGGAGAAGAGAAGACCTGTTCTTATATTAGAAAATATGTATTGAAGAATAAGAAGTAA
- a CDS encoding MATE family efflux transporter gives MEIQLSDHFTYKKLIKFVLPSIVMMIFTSIYGVVDGLFVSNFAGKTAFAAINLIMPILMGLSALGFMIGTGGSAIVATTLGEGKKEKANEYFSMLVYVTIIGGIAVSILGMILIRPVAVMLGAAGELLSDCVLYGRITFISFPAFMLQNVFQSFFVAAQKPKLGLKVIIVAGVTNMVLDYLFVGRLGFGIAGAAVATVCGEFIGGLFPIFYFARKNSSLLKLGRPSFDRRILLKTCSNGASEFMTNLSSSVVNSLYNLQLMKVAGENGVAAYGSIMYANFIFVAIFIGYSIGSAPIVSYHYGAGNHSELKNMFKKSLRLIGLWGIGLFMFSQVITTPLAKLFVGYDAELFELTRHGFRIYFISFLVNGFNIYGSAFFTALNNGMISAAISFLRTLLFQMAAVLILPVFFGVNGIWSAVTVAELCTLFMTAAFFIRQRKKYHYM, from the coding sequence ATGGAGATTCAGTTATCAGATCATTTTACTTATAAAAAATTAATAAAATTTGTATTACCGTCTATTGTGATGATGATCTTTACATCGATCTACGGAGTTGTAGACGGTCTGTTTGTGTCGAATTTTGCCGGAAAGACTGCATTTGCAGCAATCAATTTAATTATGCCGATTCTGATGGGACTTTCAGCTCTTGGATTTATGATCGGTACCGGAGGCAGCGCGATTGTAGCAACAACTCTTGGAGAAGGAAAAAAAGAAAAGGCAAATGAATATTTTTCCATGTTAGTCTATGTTACGATCATTGGCGGCATAGCAGTTAGTATTCTTGGAATGATTTTGATTCGTCCGGTAGCAGTGATGCTTGGCGCAGCTGGTGAACTGCTTTCAGACTGCGTGTTGTACGGGCGCATCACATTTATTTCTTTTCCGGCTTTTATGCTGCAGAATGTGTTTCAGAGCTTTTTTGTAGCAGCACAGAAACCAAAACTTGGGCTAAAAGTTATCATTGTGGCGGGTGTGACCAACATGGTTCTGGATTATTTGTTTGTGGGACGTCTTGGATTTGGAATTGCAGGGGCAGCAGTTGCGACAGTATGCGGAGAATTTATCGGCGGATTGTTCCCGATTTTTTATTTTGCACGAAAAAATTCAAGTCTTCTGAAACTTGGAAGACCAAGTTTTGACAGAAGAATTTTATTAAAGACATGCAGCAATGGTGCATCCGAGTTTATGACGAATCTGTCCAGTTCAGTGGTAAATTCTCTTTATAATCTGCAGCTTATGAAAGTGGCCGGTGAAAATGGAGTAGCGGCTTATGGATCTATTATGTATGCGAACTTTATATTTGTTGCTATTTTTATCGGATATTCTATTGGAAGTGCGCCGATCGTCAGCTATCATTATGGTGCCGGCAATCACAGTGAGCTGAAAAATATGTTTAAAAAGAGCCTGCGGCTGATTGGACTATGGGGGATTGGACTTTTCATGTTCTCTCAGGTGATTACAACACCGCTTGCAAAATTGTTTGTGGGATATGACGCAGAATTATTTGAGCTGACAAGACACGGATTCAGGATATATTTTATCAGTTTTCTGGTCAATGGATTCAATATTTATGGATCAGCATTCTTTACAGCATTGAACAATGGAATGATTTCGGCTGCGATTTCATTTCTTCGAACATTATTATTCCAGATGGCGGCAGTTCTGATACTGCCTGTATTCTTTGGAGTGAACGGAATCTGGAGTGCCGTTACAGTGGCAGAGCTTTGTACACTTTTTATGACAGCTGCATTTTTTATCAGACAGCGAAAGAAATATCATTATATGTAA
- a CDS encoding MarR family winged helix-turn-helix transcriptional regulator, translated as MESKQKTLYMSRQLIEFNHIYKEFNDVYREAATKVGLSLSGFDILYAICEMGDGCLQRDISQMCCIPKQTVNSSIRKLEQDRYLILEKGKGRDMHIHLTEKGQKLMEEKIYPVIEAENQAFSGMSKEECKKMLELYEKYNMELKANIHKLQMSRV; from the coding sequence ATGGAGTCGAAACAAAAAACACTATACATGAGCCGTCAGCTCATAGAGTTTAATCACATTTATAAAGAGTTTAATGATGTATACCGTGAGGCTGCGACAAAGGTAGGACTGTCATTAAGCGGATTTGATATTCTATACGCCATTTGTGAGATGGGGGATGGATGTTTGCAGCGCGATATCAGTCAGATGTGCTGTATTCCAAAGCAGACAGTGAATTCATCGATCCGTAAGCTGGAACAGGATAGATATCTGATACTGGAAAAAGGAAAAGGCCGTGATATGCATATTCATCTGACGGAAAAGGGACAGAAACTTATGGAAGAGAAGATTTATCCAGTGATAGAGGCAGAGAATCAGGCATTTTCTGGTATGAGTAAGGAAGAATGCAAGAAAATGCTGGAACTTTACGAAAAATACAATATGGAATTAAAAGCGAATATCCATAAGCTTCAAATGTCTCGAGTATAG
- the dnaG gene encoding DNA primase has translation MYYPEELVEEIRSKNDIVDVISSYVRLQKKGSSYFGLCPFHNEKSPSFSVSRQKQMYYCFGCGAGGNVFTFLMEYEHYSFVEALKYLADRAGVELPEPEYSGEAKKRADTKAILLEINKAAAQYFYVQLLRPQGGHALTYLKDRKLSDDTIKAFGLGYSNKYSDDLYKYLKSKGYKDDMISQAGLISIDEKYGVHDKFWNRVMFPIMDVNSRVIGFGGRVMGDAKPKYLNSPETIIFDKSRNLYGLNRARKSRKPYFLLCEGYMDVISLHQAGFTNAVASLGTALTPGHAALIKRYVNEVYLTYDSDEAGTKAALRAGPILREVGITAKIIRMEPYKDPDEFIKNLGAEAFEERIQKARNGFMFSLEILERDYDMTSPEGRTDFMKEAARKLTEFDEEIERNNYIDAVAGTYHVGSEDLKKLVGRMAVQTGLAKPVERPRSTRSQNLDKEDGTRKSQKILLTWMASDENVFAQIQKYIHPEDFQEGIYRTVAELLYAQHEQGKLNPAQIMNHFTDEEEHREVAALFNTRIREIKTAHEQEKALKETIIRVKKNSIEEHSAKLDPTDIQGLQKLMEAKRALQDLEKLHISIN, from the coding sequence ATGTATTATCCAGAGGAATTAGTGGAAGAAATCCGGTCAAAAAATGATATCGTAGATGTAATTTCCAGTTATGTGAGACTTCAGAAAAAAGGAAGCTCCTACTTTGGATTATGTCCATTTCATAATGAAAAATCCCCGTCATTTTCAGTCAGCAGACAGAAGCAGATGTATTATTGCTTTGGCTGTGGTGCCGGAGGAAATGTATTCACATTTCTGATGGAATATGAACATTATTCTTTTGTAGAGGCACTGAAATATCTGGCGGATCGTGCAGGTGTGGAGCTTCCGGAACCGGAGTACTCCGGGGAGGCGAAAAAGCGCGCAGATACAAAAGCTATATTACTGGAGATTAATAAGGCAGCAGCACAGTACTTTTATGTACAGCTTTTAAGGCCGCAAGGGGGACATGCCCTTACATACTTAAAAGATCGAAAGCTAAGTGACGATACGATCAAAGCATTTGGTCTGGGATATTCGAACAAGTACAGTGATGATCTGTACAAGTATCTGAAATCAAAAGGCTACAAAGACGATATGATCTCACAGGCAGGTCTGATCAGTATTGATGAAAAATACGGAGTTCACGATAAGTTCTGGAACAGGGTCATGTTTCCGATTATGGATGTAAACAGTCGTGTTATTGGATTTGGCGGCCGTGTCATGGGTGATGCAAAGCCAAAATATCTGAACTCACCGGAGACGATCATTTTTGACAAAAGCCGGAACCTGTATGGACTGAATCGAGCAAGAAAGTCGAGAAAACCTTATTTTCTGCTTTGTGAGGGCTATATGGATGTGATTTCCCTGCATCAGGCGGGATTTACCAATGCAGTAGCGTCACTTGGAACAGCCCTGACACCGGGACATGCAGCGCTTATCAAACGGTATGTCAATGAAGTCTACCTGACGTATGACAGTGACGAGGCAGGAACGAAAGCAGCTCTGAGGGCAGGACCGATTCTGCGTGAAGTTGGGATTACGGCAAAAATCATTCGGATGGAACCGTATAAAGATCCAGATGAATTTATTAAAAATCTCGGTGCTGAAGCCTTTGAAGAACGGATCCAGAAGGCAAGGAATGGATTTATGTTCAGTCTTGAAATTCTGGAACGGGATTATGATATGACGTCGCCGGAAGGCAGAACGGACTTTATGAAGGAAGCTGCGAGAAAGCTTACAGAGTTTGATGAAGAGATAGAGCGCAATAACTACATTGATGCAGTTGCAGGGACTTATCATGTCGGCAGTGAAGATCTGAAAAAACTGGTCGGACGAATGGCAGTTCAGACCGGACTTGCAAAGCCGGTGGAAAGACCGAGATCTACAAGGAGTCAGAACCTGGATAAGGAAGATGGTACACGAAAGTCACAGAAGATTCTGCTGACATGGATGGCATCGGATGAGAATGTATTTGCACAGATCCAGAAGTATATTCATCCGGAAGATTTTCAGGAAGGGATATATCGGACTGTAGCTGAGCTTTTATATGCGCAGCACGAACAGGGAAAGCTCAATCCGGCGCAGATCATGAATCATTTTACAGATGAAGAGGAACATCGTGAGGTGGCAGCGCTTTTTAATACAAGAATCCGGGAAATTAAAACAGCACATGAACAGGAAAAGGCATTAAAAGAGACAATTATCCGGGTAAAGAAGAATAGTATTGAAGAACACTCAGCAAAGCTTGATCCGACCGATATACAGGGATTGCAGAAGCTGATGGAAGCAAAACGGGCGTTGCAGGACCTTGAAAAATTGCATATTTCTATTAATTAA
- a CDS encoding alpha-amylase family glycosyl hydrolase codes for MKKVSGSPLPLGVTYKNGRANFAMEVPEGKTCKLLLYRKGEASLLASYVFSDRIGSVCYMAVDGLKEEAYEYNYDIDGERVTDSYAKALSGKEVWFKNIEISEKSKENVRGIFYEDHYDWEADQSPRIKEEELIAYAIHVRGFTKDTHSKVKNKGTFQGVIEKIPYLKDLGINQIQCMPVYEFEEAGMRVNYWGYGPGYYFAPKSAYAKDGDGVKGLKDLVKYCHKAGIEVVLEMPFAEGISGLMVTDCLRNYVMEYHVDGFILNPYNVPMDIILKDPILTGVRILKHAEEYQNVMRRFLKGDEGVVTDVMYQTRKRWDLEGIYNCITTHTGFTLKDLVSYDGKHNEANGENNQDGPDYNYSWNCGAEGLTRKKAVLELRKNQMRNALFLLLLSQGVPCILAGDEFANSQKGNNNVYCQDNPIGWLNWRNLLKEQEMYQFVKQLIKFRKKYRLFHQEKELLGIDQSGCGIPDVSYHGEMAWRASTEVASRQIGIYYSSQDKEEADCFVAYNMHWLEHEFALPALKKGRKWYRAASTKEGILKDLVVLENQRNIELDEREIVVLVSGKGETV; via the coding sequence ATGAAGAAAGTTTCGGGCAGCCCATTGCCTTTGGGTGTGACATATAAAAATGGAAGGGCGAATTTTGCCATGGAGGTCCCGGAAGGGAAAACATGTAAGCTTCTGCTCTATCGGAAAGGAGAAGCCAGCTTGCTGGCTTCTTATGTTTTTTCTGACCGGATTGGTTCGGTGTGTTATATGGCGGTTGACGGACTTAAGGAAGAGGCATATGAGTATAATTATGACATAGATGGCGAGCGTGTGACGGACTCTTATGCAAAGGCGCTTTCCGGAAAGGAAGTATGGTTTAAAAACATAGAAATATCGGAAAAAAGTAAAGAAAATGTGCGCGGTATATTTTATGAAGATCATTACGACTGGGAGGCAGATCAGTCGCCACGGATAAAGGAAGAAGAACTGATTGCCTATGCAATACATGTCCGTGGATTTACAAAAGATACTCATTCAAAAGTGAAGAACAAAGGAACATTTCAAGGGGTAATTGAGAAAATTCCTTATCTAAAAGATCTGGGAATTAACCAGATCCAGTGCATGCCTGTCTATGAGTTTGAAGAAGCAGGAATGCGGGTAAATTACTGGGGCTATGGTCCGGGATATTATTTCGCACCGAAAAGTGCTTATGCCAAGGACGGTGATGGAGTAAAAGGATTAAAAGATCTTGTGAAGTATTGTCATAAGGCTGGTATTGAAGTTGTGCTTGAGATGCCATTTGCAGAAGGTATTTCCGGGCTGATGGTGACAGACTGTCTGAGAAATTATGTGATGGAATATCATGTGGATGGATTTATACTGAATCCATACAATGTGCCGATGGATATCATTTTAAAAGATCCAATTCTTACGGGAGTCCGGATTTTAAAACACGCAGAAGAATATCAGAATGTGATGCGTCGTTTCTTAAAAGGTGACGAAGGGGTTGTAACGGATGTGATGTATCAGACAAGAAAACGATGGGATCTGGAAGGTATTTATAATTGTATTACAACTCACACTGGATTTACATTGAAAGATCTTGTGTCCTATGATGGCAAGCATAATGAGGCGAATGGAGAAAACAATCAGGATGGACCGGATTATAATTATAGCTGGAACTGTGGCGCAGAAGGGCTGACCAGAAAGAAAGCTGTGTTGGAGCTTCGGAAGAACCAGATGAGAAATGCATTGTTTTTGCTATTGCTTTCCCAGGGAGTTCCGTGTATTCTTGCCGGGGATGAATTTGCAAATTCCCAGAAAGGTAATAATAATGTTTATTGCCAGGATAATCCGATTGGCTGGTTAAACTGGAGAAATCTGTTAAAAGAACAGGAGATGTATCAGTTTGTGAAGCAGTTGATCAAATTTCGGAAGAAATATAGGCTGTTTCATCAGGAGAAAGAGCTGCTTGGAATAGACCAAAGCGGTTGTGGAATTCCGGACGTATCCTATCACGGAGAGATGGCATGGAGAGCGTCAACTGAAGTGGCGAGCAGACAGATCGGCATATATTACAGTAGTCAGGATAAGGAAGAAGCAGATTGCTTTGTGGCTTATAATATGCACTGGCTGGAACACGAATTTGCGTTGCCGGCATTAAAGAAAGGCCGTAAATGGTACAGAGCAGCATCAACGAAAGAAGGCATTTTAAAAGATCTGGTTGTGTTGGAAAATCAGAGAAATATAGAATTGGATGAGCGAGAGATAGTTGTTCTTGTATCTGGGAAAGGAGAAACTGTATGA